From a single Alloactinosynnema sp. L-07 genomic region:
- a CDS encoding ABC-F family ATP-binding cassette domain-containing protein encodes MITATDLELRAGSRILLSDATLRIQAGDRIGLVGRNGAGKTTTLRVLSGEGEPYAGNVHRTGEMGYLPQDPREGDLSVIAKDRVLSARGLDQLLREMEKAQTAMAELVDEAKRDAAVRKYGRLEDSFSSLGGYAAESEAARICSNLGLADRVLNQPLSTLSGGQRRRVELARILFAASEAGAGGGSGTILLIDEPTNHLDADSIAWLRGFLKGHSGGLVVISHDVDLLADVVNKVWFLDAVRGEVDLYNMGWQRYLDARSSDEKRRRRERANAEKKAGALMVQADKLRAKATKAVAAQNMIKRAEKLVGGLDAVRQSDKVAKIRFPEPAPCGKTPLTAEGLSKSYGSLEIFTGVDLAIDKGSRVVVLGLNGAGKTTLLRLLGAMEKADSGEVIAGHGLRLGYYAQEHETLDHDASVWANIRHAAPDTGEQQLRSLLGTFLFTGEQLDQPAGTLSGGEKTRLALAGLVSSAANVLLLDEPTNNLDPASREQVLDALRRYSGAVVLVTHDPGAVEALEPERVILLPDGTEDHWSAEYLELVQLA; translated from the coding sequence GTGATCACCGCAACCGACCTCGAACTTCGCGCGGGCTCGCGCATCCTGCTCTCCGACGCCACGCTGCGCATCCAGGCGGGCGACCGGATCGGCCTGGTCGGCCGCAACGGAGCCGGTAAGACCACCACTCTGCGTGTCCTGTCCGGCGAGGGCGAGCCCTACGCGGGCAACGTCCACCGCACCGGCGAGATGGGCTACCTGCCGCAGGACCCCCGCGAAGGCGACCTCTCGGTCATCGCGAAGGACCGTGTCCTGTCCGCACGCGGGCTCGACCAGCTCCTGCGCGAGATGGAGAAGGCGCAGACCGCCATGGCGGAACTGGTCGACGAGGCCAAGCGCGACGCCGCGGTCCGCAAGTACGGCAGGCTCGAGGACAGCTTCTCCAGCCTCGGCGGGTACGCCGCCGAGAGCGAGGCCGCGCGGATCTGCTCCAACCTCGGCCTGGCCGACCGCGTCCTCAACCAGCCGCTGAGCACGCTCTCGGGCGGTCAGCGCCGCCGGGTCGAGCTGGCGCGCATCCTGTTCGCGGCCTCCGAGGCGGGCGCGGGCGGCGGGTCCGGCACGATCCTGCTGATCGACGAGCCGACCAACCACCTCGACGCCGACTCGATCGCCTGGCTACGCGGGTTCCTCAAGGGCCACAGCGGCGGTCTCGTGGTGATCAGCCACGACGTCGACCTGCTGGCCGACGTGGTCAACAAGGTCTGGTTCCTCGACGCCGTGCGCGGCGAGGTCGACCTCTACAACATGGGCTGGCAGCGCTACCTCGACGCGCGCTCGTCCGACGAGAAGCGGCGCAGGCGCGAGCGGGCCAACGCGGAGAAGAAGGCAGGCGCCCTCATGGTGCAGGCCGACAAGCTGCGCGCCAAGGCCACCAAGGCCGTCGCCGCGCAGAACATGATCAAACGCGCCGAGAAGCTGGTCGGCGGGCTCGACGCCGTGCGCCAGTCCGACAAGGTCGCCAAGATCCGCTTCCCGGAACCCGCCCCGTGCGGCAAGACGCCGCTCACGGCGGAGGGACTGAGCAAGTCCTACGGTTCGCTGGAGATCTTCACCGGCGTCGACCTGGCGATCGACAAGGGTTCGCGGGTCGTCGTCCTCGGCCTCAACGGCGCGGGCAAGACCACGCTGCTGCGCCTGCTCGGCGCCATGGAGAAGGCCGACTCGGGTGAAGTCATCGCCGGTCACGGGCTGCGGCTGGGCTACTACGCCCAGGAGCACGAGACGCTCGACCACGACGCCAGCGTCTGGGCCAACATCCGCCACGCCGCCCCGGACACCGGCGAACAGCAGCTGCGGTCGCTGCTGGGCACGTTCCTGTTCACCGGTGAACAGCTCGACCAGCCCGCCGGGACGCTGTCCGGTGGCGAGAAGACGAGGCTGGCGCTGGCCGGTCTGGTGTCCAGCGCGGCCAACGTGCTGCTGCTCGACGAGCCGACGAACAACCTCGACCCGGCCAGCCGCGAACAGGTCCTCGACGCGCTGCGGCGGTACTCCGGCGCGGTCGTTCTGGTCACCCACGACCCCGGAGCGGTCGAGGCGCTGGAACCCGAGCGGGTGATCCTTCTCCCAGATGGGACCGAGGATCACTGGTCCGCGGAGTACCTGGAACTCGTTCAGCTCGCCTGA
- a CDS encoding helix-turn-helix domain-containing protein — MFDHCGGRGLRGPHHSRRKADNVADLKKGARITGATRDKLATDLKKKYEKGASIRALAESTGRSYGFVHRVLSESGVTLRGRGGATRTKKK; from the coding sequence GTGTTCGATCATTGCGGCGGTAGGGGTCTCCGAGGCCCCCACCATTCGCGACGGAAGGCGGACAACGTGGCTGACCTCAAGAAAGGCGCGCGGATCACCGGTGCCACGCGCGACAAACTCGCCACTGACTTGAAGAAGAAGTACGAGAAGGGCGCCAGCATCCGTGCGCTAGCGGAAAGCACCGGACGCTCGTACGGATTCGTGCACCGGGTCCTGTCGGAGTCCGGCGTGACTCTGCGCGGGCGTGGTGGCGCGACCCGCACGAAGAAGAAGTAA
- a CDS encoding glycosyltransferase family 87 protein encodes MGGDAGRAELRLDLLFYAFGGVFALVTAVLSEFYGYRVWGNFAVSGYFAAAALTLLRPTQRWLPVVVSGVLSIVAPLLYLAFRRAPDFTWGPWPWSFPAQPEVWVIERAARLLLADGTPYTDLATLGRTAHPDDYTPYGPAMSVFGLPRAVFGDHPLTDSRVMFLLGSALAVWAAWRVLGKPTISVRGAQLAAISPLTALTLSVAGDDVAIVAMIVLAAALAYRVSPVWTGAVCAVMVAMKLTAIPAAVVIGFGVLAHAGGRALSRYLGALASVGALITVPVLAADPASFVEHVIKFPVGLGQASSPASSPLPGHLIAGTGPVGHVIALVLLGIAACAITAWLVVRPPRSGTEVLVRVAVGLGAAILLAPATRWGYLVYPVALAGAAIAFAAITATPGPASQRDPGPDSATDHPAGPSAGTTPNPSGLS; translated from the coding sequence ATGGGTGGGGACGCGGGGCGCGCGGAACTGCGGCTCGACCTGCTGTTCTACGCCTTCGGCGGGGTGTTCGCCCTGGTCACGGCCGTGCTGTCGGAGTTCTACGGCTATCGGGTGTGGGGCAATTTCGCCGTGAGCGGATATTTCGCCGCCGCCGCCCTGACCCTGCTGCGCCCGACCCAACGCTGGCTGCCCGTCGTGGTCTCGGGCGTGCTGAGCATCGTGGCCCCGCTGCTTTACCTGGCCTTCCGGCGCGCGCCGGACTTCACCTGGGGCCCGTGGCCGTGGTCGTTCCCGGCGCAGCCCGAGGTGTGGGTGATCGAACGCGCGGCCCGGCTGCTGCTGGCCGACGGCACGCCGTACACCGACCTGGCCACCCTCGGCCGCACCGCCCACCCGGACGACTACACGCCCTACGGCCCGGCGATGAGTGTGTTCGGCCTGCCACGCGCGGTGTTCGGCGACCACCCGCTGACCGACTCGCGGGTGATGTTCCTGCTCGGCTCCGCGCTGGCGGTCTGGGCGGCGTGGCGAGTGCTCGGGAAGCCCACGATCTCCGTGCGCGGCGCGCAGTTGGCCGCGATCAGCCCGCTCACCGCGCTGACGCTGAGCGTCGCCGGTGACGATGTCGCCATCGTGGCCATGATCGTGCTGGCGGCCGCGCTGGCCTACCGCGTCAGTCCCGTATGGACTGGCGCGGTCTGCGCGGTCATGGTCGCCATGAAGCTCACCGCGATACCCGCCGCCGTGGTCATCGGGTTCGGCGTGCTCGCCCACGCGGGTGGGCGCGCGCTGTCCCGCTACCTCGGCGCGCTGGCCTCGGTCGGCGCGCTCATCACCGTGCCCGTCCTGGCCGCCGATCCGGCGTCCTTCGTCGAGCACGTCATCAAGTTCCCGGTCGGACTCGGGCAGGCGTCCTCACCCGCGTCCAGCCCGCTGCCCGGCCACCTGATCGCCGGGACAGGCCCGGTCGGGCACGTGATCGCGTTGGTCCTGCTCGGCATCGCGGCCTGCGCGATCACGGCCTGGCTGGTGGTGCGTCCACCCCGTTCGGGCACCGAGGTGCTGGTCCGGGTCGCGGTGGGCCTTGGCGCGGCGATCCTGCTGGCGCCCGCCACACGGTGGGGCTATCTCGTCTACCCCGTCGCGCTGGCCGGTGCCGCGATCGCCTTCGCGGCGATCACGGCCACCCCGGGTCCGGCGTCCCAGCGGGACCCCGGACCCGACTCCGCGACCGATCACCCGGCGGGGCCCAGTGCCGGCACGACACCCAACCCCTCCGGCTTGTCCTAG